Proteins from a genomic interval of Candidatus Binatia bacterium:
- a CDS encoding MATE family efflux transporter gives MIVPESSLPDRASPSGSPADGAPGALPTGLRSVWALAWPVTIAMLSESLVGLADMLMVAQLGATAVAAVGTGGQIVSAAMVTMTAVGTGTMALVARHIGAGEPDEAELVHGQSILVGLLGALGIIAPIIFFAGPLIALFGVEPGVATLGASYTRIVMLSIPFAATVFVIGAAQRAAGDTRTPLWIGIVINILNVFLNWVLIFGNLNAPALGVEGSAIATIIAFAVGGSLASALALAGRLRVSVRLRDLRLHTATIKRVLWIGYPAALEQALMQVGFLVYLIFAVRYGTAAVAAYFIGVRILSLSFLPGFGFGAAASALVGQNLGAKRPEESANAGWIATGLSVLLMTAGGILIAVSAERIASLFVDDPEVINNTVWFIYMLGISQPFMAIDFTLGGALRGAGDTRFPLWTVVVAFYVVRLGLSALVVFVFDLSLPWLWATLIGDYFVRAALKTWRFRSGRWARIRI, from the coding sequence ATGATTGTGCCGGAATCTTCCCTCCCTGACCGCGCGAGTCCTTCAGGCTCGCCTGCGGATGGAGCGCCCGGAGCGCTACCGACCGGACTGCGCTCTGTTTGGGCTCTGGCCTGGCCGGTCACGATCGCGATGCTCTCGGAGTCTCTGGTGGGTCTGGCCGATATGCTGATGGTAGCCCAACTTGGCGCGACCGCCGTGGCAGCGGTAGGAACAGGTGGTCAGATCGTCAGCGCAGCGATGGTCACGATGACGGCCGTTGGCACGGGCACAATGGCACTGGTCGCCAGACATATCGGGGCGGGCGAACCCGACGAAGCTGAACTGGTCCATGGGCAGTCGATTCTGGTCGGGCTTCTGGGTGCACTGGGGATTATCGCGCCCATCATTTTCTTCGCCGGCCCACTCATCGCTCTCTTCGGCGTAGAGCCGGGTGTGGCCACCCTTGGCGCCTCCTACACCCGCATCGTGATGCTGTCGATTCCTTTTGCGGCGACCGTCTTTGTCATCGGAGCGGCGCAACGCGCGGCCGGCGACACCCGGACCCCGCTATGGATCGGCATTGTCATCAACATCCTGAACGTCTTTCTGAACTGGGTTCTGATCTTCGGCAATCTGAATGCGCCGGCACTGGGTGTGGAAGGCTCCGCCATCGCCACCATCATTGCCTTCGCGGTCGGTGGCAGCCTCGCCAGCGCCTTGGCCCTGGCAGGCCGTCTTCGTGTTTCCGTGCGCTTGCGTGATCTCCGACTGCATACAGCCACCATCAAACGAGTCCTGTGGATCGGCTATCCTGCGGCTCTGGAGCAAGCCTTGATGCAGGTGGGGTTCCTCGTCTATCTGATCTTCGCCGTGCGCTACGGCACAGCCGCCGTCGCCGCCTATTTCATCGGAGTCCGCATCCTGTCGCTGTCGTTCCTGCCAGGTTTTGGCTTCGGTGCGGCCGCCAGCGCGCTGGTCGGTCAGAACCTCGGCGCCAAACGCCCGGAGGAATCGGCCAACGCCGGTTGGATTGCCACCGGACTTTCCGTTTTGCTGATGACCGCCGGGGGCATCCTCATTGCAGTCTCTGCCGAACGCATCGCCAGCCTCTTTGTCGACGACCCGGAAGTCATCAATAACACCGTCTGGTTTATCTATATGTTGGGGATTTCGCAGCCCTTCATGGCGATCGATTTCACCCTCGGTGGAGCCTTGCGCGGTGCGGGGGACACCCGTTTCCCTCTGTGGACGGTGGTGGTCGCGTTCTACGTCGTACGGCTCGGCTTGTCGGCGCTGGTCGTTTTCGTCTTCGACCTCAGCCTTCCCTGGCTCTGGGCGACGCTGATCGGCGACTACTTCGTCCGTGCCGCCTTGAAGACCTGGCGCTTTCGCTCCGGACGCTGGGCCCGAATCCGCATCTAA
- the metH gene encoding methionine synthase, with amino-acid sequence MAERDTETILREILDERILIYDGAMGSMIQTYPLTEEDFRGEEFRDHSHDLKGNNDLLCITRPDIIEKIHREFLEAGADLIGTNSFSGTWIAQADYGLEASVRDINVASARVARRVADEFTTAERPRFVVGAMGPTNRTLSISPDVENAIKRDVTFDQLRDAYIDQAEALLDGGVDILMAETSFDTLNIKAAICAIEDVFEKRGARVPLMLSATITDQSGRTLSGQTIEAFWHSVAHANPLTVGLNCALGADLMRPYVEAIAATSSTYICVYPNAGLPNAMGEYDETPEKMASTVRSFGEAGWLNIAGGCCGTQPSHIKAIAESLEGLAPHRLTKSDGLTHLSGLEALDIRPETGFMMVGERTNVTGSLRFKRLINTNDFETALEVAADQVRGGANIIDVNMDADLLDSAEAMTNFLNLVATEPEIARVPIMIDSSKWEVIEAGLKCVQGKSIVNSISLKEGEEAFIASAKKVRSYGAAVVVMAFDENGQAVDADHKVSICERAYKILTEHVGFQPEDIIFDPNILAIATGIEEHDDYAVAFIEATRQIKRRCPGVHISGGVSNLSFSFRGNDTIREAMHSAFLFHAMRAGMDMGIVNAGQLAVYKDIPAELLEHVEDAILNRRPDATERLVKLAETVHGKGTERVEDLTWREAPVEERLSHALVKGLVDFIEEDTEEARAKLERPLLVIEGPLMDGMKIVGDLFGSGQMFLPQVVKSARVMKRAVAYLEPFMDAEKDSGEATSQGKVLLATVKGDVHDIGKNIVGVVLACNGYQIEDMGVMVPAETILDRANEIGADIVGLSGLITPSLDEMVHVAAEMERRNFSQPLLIGGATTSRAHTAVKVAPGYKQPTVHVLDASRTVGVISSLLNKDRREAYELKNRETQAQLREMYEQRRKTPLVSIDQARLRKADIEWRAEDVSTPSFLGRRVIEDLPLETLVDYIDWTFFFSTWALNGKYPAIFEDPQKGAAARDLYDNAQVLLQRILDEKLLRASGVYGFWPAASDGDDVVLFDEDDRGREIYRFPMLRQQETKVENQKNYLALSDFVAPIETGLQDHMGAFAVTAGLGAEALARSFEEEGDDYQSIMAKALADRLAEAFAEYLHQQVRREWGYETGPVLSHADLVGEKYRGIRPAYGYPACPDHSEKDKLFELLQADQAGLALTESWAMTPAASVSGIYIGHPKAKYFQLGRVEIDQIEDYARRKGDPRRRIESALRPNLAYDTE; translated from the coding sequence GTGGCCGAGCGAGATACTGAAACAATTCTGAGGGAAATTCTCGACGAGCGCATCCTCATCTACGACGGTGCGATGGGCTCGATGATCCAGACCTACCCGCTCACCGAAGAAGATTTTCGGGGCGAAGAGTTCCGGGACCACTCCCATGACCTCAAGGGCAATAATGACCTGCTCTGTATTACTCGCCCGGATATCATCGAAAAGATCCACCGGGAGTTTCTCGAAGCCGGCGCCGACCTGATCGGAACCAACTCGTTCAGCGGCACCTGGATCGCTCAGGCTGACTACGGCCTGGAGGCATCCGTGCGGGACATCAATGTCGCTTCGGCTCGTGTCGCGCGTCGTGTCGCCGACGAATTCACCACGGCTGAACGACCGAGATTTGTCGTAGGCGCGATGGGCCCGACCAACCGGACGCTGTCGATTTCTCCGGATGTCGAGAATGCCATCAAACGTGATGTGACATTCGACCAGCTCCGCGACGCCTACATCGACCAAGCAGAGGCCTTGCTCGACGGCGGCGTCGATATCCTGATGGCCGAAACCAGTTTCGACACGCTGAATATCAAAGCCGCGATCTGCGCAATCGAAGACGTCTTTGAAAAACGGGGTGCCCGAGTCCCCTTGATGCTCTCGGCGACGATCACCGACCAAAGTGGTCGCACCCTCTCGGGTCAGACCATCGAGGCCTTCTGGCACTCCGTAGCTCACGCCAACCCGCTGACGGTCGGCCTGAACTGCGCGCTTGGCGCCGATCTCATGCGGCCCTATGTCGAGGCCATTGCGGCGACATCCTCCACCTATATCTGCGTATATCCCAATGCAGGATTGCCCAACGCCATGGGAGAATACGACGAAACTCCCGAAAAGATGGCTTCAACCGTGCGAAGCTTCGGCGAAGCTGGGTGGTTGAATATTGCCGGAGGGTGCTGCGGCACGCAGCCCTCCCATATCAAGGCCATCGCCGAATCGCTGGAGGGACTCGCGCCGCACCGCCTGACCAAGAGCGACGGGCTTACACACCTGAGTGGTTTGGAAGCACTCGATATCCGACCCGAAACCGGATTCATGATGGTCGGAGAGCGAACCAACGTCACGGGCTCGTTGCGCTTCAAGAGGCTGATCAACACCAACGATTTCGAAACCGCTCTCGAAGTCGCCGCCGATCAGGTCCGCGGCGGGGCCAATATTATTGACGTCAATATGGACGCGGACCTTCTGGATTCCGCCGAAGCCATGACCAATTTCCTCAATCTGGTCGCCACGGAACCCGAGATCGCGCGCGTCCCGATCATGATCGACAGCTCGAAATGGGAAGTGATCGAAGCGGGACTGAAATGTGTTCAGGGTAAATCCATCGTCAATTCCATCTCGCTCAAAGAAGGCGAAGAGGCCTTCATTGCGAGCGCCAAAAAGGTCCGCAGTTATGGTGCTGCCGTCGTCGTCATGGCGTTTGACGAAAATGGACAGGCGGTCGATGCCGATCATAAGGTCTCGATCTGCGAACGTGCCTACAAAATTCTCACCGAGCACGTCGGCTTCCAACCCGAGGACATCATCTTCGATCCGAACATTCTCGCGATCGCCACAGGCATCGAGGAGCACGACGACTACGCCGTCGCCTTTATTGAGGCAACTCGGCAGATCAAGCGCCGCTGCCCCGGCGTTCATATCTCCGGCGGCGTGAGCAACCTCTCTTTTTCCTTCCGCGGTAACGACACCATCCGAGAGGCGATGCATTCTGCCTTTCTTTTCCACGCCATGCGGGCCGGAATGGATATGGGCATCGTCAATGCGGGCCAACTGGCTGTCTACAAGGATATCCCGGCCGAGCTCCTCGAACACGTCGAGGATGCCATCCTCAACCGTAGACCGGATGCCACCGAGCGCCTCGTCAAGCTGGCCGAGACGGTCCATGGCAAGGGAACCGAACGAGTCGAAGACCTGACGTGGCGGGAAGCACCGGTCGAGGAACGACTCTCCCATGCCCTCGTGAAAGGCCTCGTCGACTTTATCGAGGAGGATACCGAAGAAGCCCGCGCAAAACTCGAGCGCCCGCTGCTGGTTATCGAAGGCCCGCTGATGGATGGCATGAAGATCGTCGGCGACCTCTTCGGGTCCGGGCAGATGTTCCTGCCGCAGGTGGTGAAAAGCGCGCGTGTGATGAAAAGGGCGGTTGCCTACCTCGAGCCCTTCATGGACGCGGAAAAAGATAGCGGTGAAGCCACCAGCCAGGGCAAGGTCCTGCTGGCCACTGTCAAAGGCGATGTCCATGATATCGGAAAGAATATCGTAGGAGTCGTGCTCGCCTGCAATGGCTACCAGATCGAGGATATGGGCGTGATGGTGCCTGCCGAGACAATCCTCGACAGGGCAAACGAGATCGGGGCTGACATCGTTGGACTCTCCGGCCTGATCACACCATCGCTTGATGAGATGGTCCATGTGGCTGCCGAAATGGAGCGACGCAACTTCAGCCAACCGCTGCTCATCGGCGGGGCCACAACCAGTCGTGCTCATACCGCCGTCAAGGTAGCGCCGGGCTACAAACAACCGACCGTGCACGTTCTCGACGCATCGCGAACCGTAGGCGTGATCAGCAGCTTGCTCAACAAGGACCGGCGCGAAGCCTACGAGCTGAAGAACCGCGAAACACAGGCGCAATTGCGAGAGATGTACGAGCAACGGCGGAAGACACCGCTGGTCTCGATTGACCAGGCACGCCTGCGCAAGGCCGACATCGAGTGGAGGGCGGAAGACGTCAGCACACCATCTTTTCTCGGCAGACGAGTCATCGAGGACCTGCCTCTGGAAACGCTCGTCGATTATATCGACTGGACGTTTTTCTTCTCGACATGGGCACTGAACGGGAAATACCCGGCCATTTTCGAGGACCCCCAAAAGGGCGCGGCTGCGCGAGACCTCTACGACAATGCGCAAGTCCTGCTGCAACGTATCCTCGATGAAAAGCTTCTTCGTGCGAGCGGGGTCTATGGTTTCTGGCCAGCCGCCTCCGATGGCGATGATGTGGTTCTTTTTGATGAAGATGATCGCGGGCGCGAAATCTATCGCTTCCCGATGCTGCGGCAGCAGGAGACCAAGGTCGAAAATCAGAAGAATTACCTCGCACTCTCCGATTTTGTCGCACCGATCGAGACCGGACTGCAGGACCATATGGGGGCCTTCGCCGTCACCGCCGGGCTGGGTGCCGAAGCCCTCGCGCGCTCCTTCGAAGAAGAAGGCGATGACTATCAGTCGATTATGGCCAAGGCGCTCGCCGATCGTCTGGCCGAAGCCTTCGCCGAATACCTCCATCAGCAAGTGCGCCGCGAATGGGGCTATGAGACTGGTCCGGTTCTGAGCCATGCGGATCTCGTCGGAGAAAAGTATCGCGGGATACGTCCCGCTTATGGATACCCTGCGTGTCCGGACCACTCGGAGAAGGATAAATTATTCGAGCTGCTGCAGGCCGATCAGGCAGGCCTCGCTCTGACGGAAAGCTGGGCAATGACGCCGGCGGCTTCGGTCAGCGGCATCTACATCGGACATCCCAAGGCAAAGTACTTCCAGCTTGGACGCGTCGAAATCGACCAAATCGAAGACTATGCGCGTCGCAAGGGCGACCCTCGACGGCGTATCGAATCCGCCCTGCGCCCGAACCTGGCCTACGACACCGAATGA
- a CDS encoding serine hydrolase, which translates to MGTTTQTTEGFCDPAFERVRAAFAHNFDAHDEIGASVAVCVGRRTVVDLWGGWRDAARRKPWAGSTIVNAYSVGKGITSLLVLALVGQQRLALDQKVADVWPEFGTAGKASITLREVLSHQAGLPAIRAPLENSDLGNWAGMTEALAQQEPWWEPGHAHGYHVNTFGFLAGEIARRAAGASSFRRALQEVLCQPAEAEFHVGLPMFAHRLCADIIGDVTQPIDPQIMESFLVPPTTPPEHREMLRKTYSNPAAFSGIGVVNSSWWRSIEIPSTNGHGTARGVASLYAEALSGGLFPESLLAEACLPQAEGMDSILGRNTRFGLGFQLPEKQRPIGPSAQAFGHFGYGGSLGFADPDSGVSFGYLMNRPGDRWQSPRTESLIDAVYASLGA; encoded by the coding sequence ATGGGTACCACCACCCAAACCACGGAAGGGTTTTGCGATCCGGCCTTCGAACGGGTCCGGGCGGCCTTTGCTCACAACTTCGATGCTCACGACGAAATCGGTGCCAGTGTCGCGGTCTGTGTCGGCCGTCGAACCGTCGTCGATCTCTGGGGTGGCTGGCGCGACGCCGCGCGCCGCAAGCCGTGGGCCGGCTCCACCATCGTCAACGCCTATTCCGTGGGCAAGGGGATCACCTCCTTGCTGGTTCTCGCACTGGTGGGCCAGCAACGTCTCGCGCTGGATCAGAAGGTCGCCGATGTCTGGCCGGAGTTCGGCACGGCCGGTAAGGCGTCGATTACCCTCCGCGAGGTCCTTTCCCACCAAGCGGGCCTGCCGGCGATTCGCGCCCCTCTGGAAAACAGCGATCTCGGCAACTGGGCCGGGATGACCGAAGCTCTGGCGCAGCAAGAGCCCTGGTGGGAGCCCGGTCACGCGCACGGCTACCATGTGAACACCTTCGGGTTTCTTGCAGGGGAGATCGCACGGCGGGCCGCCGGCGCTTCCTCTTTTCGACGCGCCCTGCAAGAAGTTCTCTGCCAGCCAGCCGAGGCAGAATTCCACGTGGGCCTGCCCATGTTCGCGCATCGCCTCTGCGCCGATATCATCGGGGACGTCACGCAACCGATTGATCCCCAAATCATGGAGAGCTTCCTGGTCCCACCCACCACTCCACCCGAACACCGGGAAATGCTCCGCAAAACCTACAGTAACCCGGCCGCTTTCAGCGGGATCGGTGTCGTCAATTCCAGTTGGTGGCGTTCGATCGAAATCCCGTCCACGAATGGTCACGGGACCGCACGCGGGGTCGCGAGCCTCTATGCCGAAGCCCTCAGCGGCGGCCTCTTCCCCGAAAGTCTTCTCGCCGAAGCCTGCCTGCCGCAGGCAGAGGGCATGGACAGTATTCTCGGGAGAAACACTCGATTCGGCCTCGGATTCCAACTTCCGGAAAAGCAACGCCCGATCGGCCCCAGCGCGCAGGCTTTCGGACATTTCGGCTACGGCGGTTCGCTGGGCTTTGCCGATCCCGACAGCGGCGTCTCGTTTGGATACCTCATGAACCGCCCGGGCGATCGCTGGCAATCGCCGCGGACAGAATCTCTGATCGACGCCGTATATGCCTCTCTGGGCGCCTGA